The DNA window TGGGTAGTTAAGCGGTGATAGGAAAAAAACCAGTTATAATAATTCGCACAAAATCTCATACAATATTCTTACAAAATTTGATAGCCggttggcgtagtgggcagcgaccctactttctgagtgcaaggccgtgggttcgattcccaccactggaaagtgtttgtgtgatgaacatggaagattttcagtgtctgggtgtttatgaaAGAATgatcattcattctttcataaacacttttattgtaaaccacataaacatatcgaaaaattataaatgaatttttttacaaaaagtatacaatttggcggccttaagatagcgataagaccgccaaaggggtaaaacacagctcaagaagagaggtaggtggtgtatatagattaatatatatatttttgcatatttaatatatacatataataaacttacaatataatataatatagatactGATAGTTAATTTATACCTCTAGGTATacattataatacataaatatatacaatattgtcaaaccccaaACAAAACAGAAGGGATTAGGCATGTTTAAattccgaagattcagacaaaatatgatctttattaagtttttatgatctttatttttggtaatagactgtgcctctcggatttcaagaggcaaggcattctgaatagtgaaagatcggtggaagaaagatgaattatgtgaaggcaccTTTAAGACcaatgaattcaaatttttcctttattctgtttatctgtatattataagtatttatgtgtattatattcataaaaatattattcagctacctaagttcccataacacaagcttcgcttactttggggctagatggcgatgtgtgtattgtcgtagaatatgaaaaaaaaactttttccctTCAAAGCAAGGGCAACTTTTGAGCATTGGCACGTGTGGTaatgatatccaaataataacgtgtaattaaaaacgtacatttccttcactgtttatacCATTTTGCAAGTGtacatgttaaatttatttcttattaggGGTTTTTTGTTATGTGCTGTGTGTGTGTCTGGACTATCCGACTCCGGCGCCGATTATCTAAAGTTGGCCCTACAATCTacataaaactaagtttaatTTCTCTCTAATCTCGCTACATTGTGACATGGTAGAAATATTTTacctagtttttgtttttattatctaaaaaaaaatcacctccAGCCCAAGGGTCCAATAGTCCATTACTGAAGACTATATTCGAGGCCGCCTTGATCCTGTCCCCCCCGTACTCTATTCTTGCTGCCTCGGGGCGAGGGTACACGTTGTACTTCTTGTGACAGTCCTCCGCGTATTTGGTGAAGTTCCACGGTGAAGCTTCGAACATGTCGTCTACGCCAGTTGTACACATCGGCATTATCATTTCCGTGCAAGCCTGAAAAACATTTTGGTGTGAGACTCATTCATATAgttttttgtatagtaataaagGACCAACCACCATacaccacagaacagcgagacaccgtgagcggtggcatccttatgtggttgatatgcCTTCTATACGCACGATATGTTtcttatccacgtttctgatacgtgccgctaagatgtggaacgccctcccggcaactgtttcctgccacgtataatttgagtaccttcaaggcaagagtgaataggctttttctaggcaagcgtgctccaacctagacctcatcattgctttctaacgggcatgattgtcgtctaacgttggcctatcgttaaaaaaaaaaaaccagataTGCCATGTGATGGTGACAGAGCTACACTTCGCATACAAGTTATACGTCCTATAAATGGCCGCTTAGCAGTAATGATGCTAAGCGGGAGAAAGAATAAGCATCCTCATTCCTCGGACAAGCTCCGTCACAGAAAGGTGCCACTACTGGAAAGTTTATCTgtccttttttattccactacaattgagccctagactgcaatctcacctagtggtaagttatattaaaccgtgacatcgtaccgaaacggtAACTCATATGGCGGCTCGTTTttttcggtaggatggtaaccagccacgaccgaagcctcccactaaacGAGACCCGatattattcagaaattataaattttaaactgcCCTACTGGGGATGGAACCCAGGATAGGCCGTCAAAAACTTATCTATGAGACTAAGATAAACCCGTTAGCTTTAGCTTTTGTATGTCTGTCTTTCTAAGACTTTATACTCGATTTTGCCAATGTAATTCCGTTATCTTAGAAATctttttattgtatgttttattaagtaagttaagtattttaaagcGATCTCATTTAATTGTTTGTATGAATTAATGTATATAcgtttattgcacaccacaaaaagtacctacataaaaaataaaagtaagtgtaataaaacaacgtatacaaaaaatagtttaaagaaaatatagcCTTTTTTGGTAAAAGAATAGGTCTAGTCTTTTCGTAGCCTATTAGGTacaaacaaaatagaaaaaaaagttctaaaatttggaatatttttcggctgattggcgcagtgggcagcgaccccgctttctgagtccaaggctgtggattcgtttcccactactggaaaatttgtatgtgatgaacatgaatgtttttcagggtctgggtatttatctgtttattataagtaatgatatatcattcataaaaatattcagcagtacccataacacaaacacgcttactttggggctagatggcgatgtgtgtattgtcatagtatatttatttatatatattataaaataagacaaaaaaaatttaagtaggtaagtatagaTTCGCAGTTTTTGCAAAAGCATTACAACTTCAACTAATAACATAGTTTGCGATGTGTACACTCAAACATACCTGATAGTCCCAGCCACTTGCGTCAAGGTTTCCGTAATCAGTGTTTTTATAATTCACACAATCAGTTTTTCCAGTGTAGTTTGCGTATACTTGAACCACTTTTCCTATAGCCTGAAATATAGGTACAGTAAGAGTATAGAGATACCTACATCACAGATATCATCAAACGCCTATGATAGTCCACTGCTGCACGAaagggaaagaataaaaatttatcttctcccacagctttaacaTTAATACGGCCCAAATGTGTATTTAACACATGACATTGTAAAACAAATAAGGCGCCGGGGAATTAAGAGGcccaaaaaaatacttatttttctgACTCACGGAGATCAGAAACACATtactaacatttatattttacttattttaagtaggctgaACAGGGCGCTGCTTCAACTGAATGCAGCGCTGACTTTTAGGCATGACCCATGGTGAATTCACGGGTGGGTCGGGAATCAATGGCTGCTATCtcttattttttgtttagagatagacgagataatggtTAGACATAACTCCTTAGtggcgcgcatgctagccctaggTATCATTGCTTTTCAATGCCTGCATTGTAGTCGCAGTGCGCAACCttgtataagtattattaaactTACCGCAAAAAGTTGTGTGCCATTCAACTTTTCACTCAAATACTGGCAGGCAACTCTGACAGGCTGTGCTGGTAAGGGCATCAGGAAGTCTGATTGAAACGGATAGTTCACCATCGCCAGGGTTTCAAACATGGACTGCAGGTAGTCGACTAGACTTTGCACGTCTGTGGAGTTTTTGGTAGGGGCGCAGAGGTTCCAGTTGTTTTTTAACCAATCGCTGTTGTTCTGAGATCCGAGGAATGTTCTGTGTGTatagatttagaaaaaaaaaatattttgaatggcTATACCAAATTGAGTTTTGGAAAATTTCATTGGTCAGTTGgcttgttgttttgttttaagtcAAATCTTAAAGAGGCAAGGtaaaatccattttgagatctTTCCAAGTAACAAAATATGCTAGAAAAACTTTCCTCAGACTAAAGTTTGGCAAACTTAAATGTTCGAAGGACCATTTTATGGAATAAACAATTTCTAGTTTAAACAAACTGTTAaagatgtaataaataaactaagagtATACCTCAACTCACTCCACGAGCTCCTTATGTTGTCAACGCATTTCTGGTTGACAATCTTAAAGCTGGATGTGACGATCCTGTGGAAGACTTCGCAGGGCACCATGTTGGGGTACATGTGCACTGGTGCTGATGCTGCGATTGCTCCGGTGACTAGGTGAGGGTACTTCATGCGGAAGTACGCCGATAGCATTCCGCCGTAGGAGCCTGAAAATAACCTTGATTATTGCTGAGCATAGCATAGTTCTTCTGGTATAAAAGGAAGACTCTGATCTGAAATTTGCAACAAAAGGCCATTTTCATAATGACTTCTAGAGAAGCCCAACGCAAAACCTTATTGGAAGATACAGAGTGGTCATAGACAATTGGAGGCCTGTAGGAACCCTCTAGTATGTGCAAAGGGTGGCTCTGGTTACCCAGGAAGTTTTGGTGACGAAGACATCAACCCGATTTGAAAGAACCCCATGTTTTCGGGTATATAAGCAGGAGATTTCCCCCAAAAAATTACTAGTGTCTTAAATGTCTTCTCTTAATCAAAACCAACGCTTCGTTTTCCGGTACGGGTGTCGCTATTTCAGCACCTCGAGATCCCACAAACTCTCCCAGATTACTCGAGTTCTTCTTAGGATCTCCGAAGCAAACCTATTTGGATATAGTtgatacttccgaacatcatagGGCATCTTGCctattatttactaactgttgcccgcgaatttgtctgcgtttgattttgttttttgatgtggcattaaatatagttctataataattagtagatctaaaataatttaaaatattcagtatcgctaagccttaaatgaggggtttgctgctgtctgctgaggagttctgtcctctatctccaaccacagtttgggcaattaaacacatataataacctctatagtactaaaatagatatttaaatcggttatcatgtgtcggagttatggtgtaaaatcgtcaaacactcatcccctctgcCAAAGGAACCGATCTTGTACGGgtaaaaagtgtcctatattacttctaacacttccaagaatatgtgtacaaagtttcatgaggatcggttaagtagttttttcgtgaaagcgtaacaaacaaacttacattcacatttatagtattagtagggatagggatagggatagttaTGGGGCTCAAATCTCAATTCATCACTATTGGTGTATATTCACCTCCAAAGGCAATGACAGGATATTTTGGCTTCAACCTATCTCCCTGCAGGTAGTTGATGAGATCCGCGTAGTCTGCCAGTGCTTGCGCGGCCGTCAGGTATCCTACGTGCTCGTTGTCTAGAGACTTGTTGCCGAAGGGCATCGAATGTCCATAGTACCTGAAACATCAACATTATCGAGATGTGAGTAGCAATAATACtcaataatattggatagaagcagcgttactttgcggaaatccatgatatattatcaaaattaagcttaatttgctatactccgcgaaaagcaggagaatctgtgtggtgtaaattaagcttaattttgataatatactcAATAATATCGAGATGCGAGTAGAATTCCTTTATGTTAGGGTCGATAGGTTTTCTTGTACCGGATGGCTATGCCAGTGCGCGTCGTCGTCATTTGTTTGCTTTACCATGCTGCAGAAATAAACTGACCACGCACGCCCCACTGACTCGTGCGCTACGCTTGCTCAATGACCTAACTAATAGTAATTCGGAACTGGACATATTTCACACCCCgccgcttcagctccaaaagcaaattaaaatattattagagagtaggtaatctaagatattaattatatgtttaaatgttttgtttttattattattttgaatttgaatttttgattattgttattattgttttttttttaattcataatgttatatagcttatttttatgttttaatttaatttaatttgttgtcattattactcgttcatacattcttttaatagccccggggagacgaattgggcaacagtaatgtcttcacgggctgcgttgctaaataaataaagaaataattacctTTTTAGTGCCACCTCTATGCGTATCTGACCAgctaatttttcaaatattttagctTAAATAAGGTAATATtctattattggatagaagcaggcgttactttgccgtattccaatatatattttaaaaattatggtataatttataatctcttcaatctttatactccacaccaaatagatttttggcaatgtaccctctacgcacgtttcgtacCGAAATCGGAGCATCTGTTACTGGCTTATGTCATTATTAAATTCTCGTTGCAACCGAGTActcgtgatctgtagtcgaTTTGCTAACCAATCGACGAACGAGGTTTTAAAttgcggtgcgatgtcgcgtagaaaccgattaggcgtatgactaccatactcaagttcgctcgctaccatcttagactgcatcgtcacttacaaCCCgatcagattgcagtcaagggctaacttgtcgtggaataaaaaaaaaagtcttaccTGTGTTCCGCGAAGACTAACTTGGCCCTATAGCTGGAGGCGATGTCCCACATGAAACCGGTGTGTTGAGCGAACGTCTCGATTTGACcctggttaaaaaaaatatagcctattaacgtcccacttaTGACGACAGTCCTTTTCTCTCATAGAAAAGAGGTGTTTtttataccacgacaatacacacaacgccatctagccccaaagtaagtgtagcttgtgttataggtactaagatgactgatgaatatttgcatgaataatattgtacataaaaactaagaatacacatataaacacccagacactgaaataattcgtgctcatcacacaaacattttccagtagtgggaatcgaacccacggccttggactgaggaAGCAagaggattcgaactcggtcctagccactgggctatcgaaTATACCAGCTACCGGTTATACCATAGCATAGCATAGACAATTCATTCAtctgattaatttattttttttttgacttcaATTAATTTGGCGTATGTAACGTATTGCCATTAcatgccaaattactggcaaAACATTGTACCctattgacgtgtattttgaaataagtgagtattattattatagcttataGATCCATTCCACAGATATAGatcaaattgaataaattaatgtaatagCATAACAATCGATGTGAATAAATAGGCCACTGTACTTTCAACTTTTATGTTTAATGCGTTATCGTTTTtgtttaggtaggtacataagtaaacaACGGCGGCGCATTGTTACTGGCCGATCAATCGTGACATAGTTACATTGCAACGTATGTTTATGTATGCCCAATATAGCcaatagccaatacatatttgaaaatttaatgtatgttcacaaaattatatctaaatttaagcgAAAATGTGAcagcaataatttgaacgttagaagcaaataTAAACTTGCAATGCAATAGTCGTGCCACCAgaactacacaaaataagcaattaatttcacattaatttaaaggaaattgtatacaattttacaataaattaccggttgatgtctataaaaaagttaattttactattgtaaaattgtttttagcgaaagtttacagaaaagtcctataatagtagtagtaataaaaaagctttgggtGTCAACTATTGTTCTAagcaggttgcttcttaaatattttcaaacgacaacggtgataacaaaaagaacaaccggctatgtttgttgtgggcttcttcttagaccagagggtgtttggaatcctcgtagctttagttttaagtttacgaatatagttatttttagcTATCTGTAAATGTTGGCCATCACtgctcactactatgtacacatattgTAGGTAAtgaatgcatcaaaagtgccatctatgtgcctatttaaataaagaaatatttgactttgactttgactttatccttactaataatataaatgcgaaagtgggttTGTTTGTCCTCACCTTACGCCCTGACCAAGAAACCAATCGACTTCATTTTTAGCATAGACTTAGTTGAATGGTTCGAAATgggaaaaaaaaggtttttcacggaataaaaacaaaacggaaTAAACGTGGACCGGAAcacgggtaacagctagtacataataaaaactCACCTCATTGCCGGTATAAAAAAAGATGGGTCCACTTCCAATGTCCCAGAAACTGTCGTTCACCAGATACCGTATGTTGAACGACTCGTTCCTCTGGTACCCGAAATGATCCAAGGGGACTTTAAACAATTTAGTCTCATACTGGTATTCACAGTTCACTAAATTGAATATTGAAAGTATTAGCACGATTAGCAGCATGGTTATCTTTGTCATGTTTGTGAATGCTATTTCGCCGTGTGCCCCGCTCTGGAGGcgatgtaataataaacaatggCTGAGTACCCGGTAGTCGGTAATCAGTACCCTTAGTGGGAGTTTGTATGTGTCGATaacgcgtttttttttgttggaagACTTTTACCTTGGCTAGgtgtctggcgggaggctttagttgtggctagttaccaccctattggCAGTCGTGCCACCAAGTAATTTAGCTTTCAGGTACGATGCCGTAAATCGTCACGGATTTAGTATGTTATTTTTGTgtgtaatgtaatgtacgcatcaaaagtgccaataaagaaataattgactttGGCTTATgcataatcagtggcgtgcatagagggtatgcacaggatatacagatgatataaaataaagaaaatctccagtacgagttataaatacttaagggtaggctttatataactctcacaatgcctatccttaagtttcgtgtaactcgttctggagattttctttattttatcatttgcataccctgtgcataccctctatgtacgccactgtgcataactgccatacctcttacAGGTTAATACGCGATGGTAAGTAATGAAAGGATCTAAGAGCGaatgtgtttaataaaaaatgtgtgttaaataaaaaaaatgacctTTTTATGTTGCTAATACTTCGCGGTTCATGATAAAAGACCAGATTTAAATGTCGCTTATTTGTAGGTTATAAACTAGTAGGGCTAGTGCTCAAACAAAACAATCTCTGCACATTGTCTTTGTTTAGACGttctatgtttattatgtctCTCTGAGGCCAATAGAATTATCTAGATATAACCAACCTCTCCCGTCAAGGTTCAAGCGACAAAGAAAGCGCCCACGGTGTCTTCGAAACTAAGGCCTTCTTATTATAGCACACTTATATTTCTTTCTGCATCTGAAGATAGGGTTTCCACTCTATTTGCAGACAGTGTTGCGATGGCAGAAAGTTTAACAGAAAACTATATAGTACGAATACTCACGAATTAGTATCAAGTCTTACGAAAACTAGCAACGTTGCCGAGGCGTGCAAACTGCAATCTCGTGTTAAGGGTACGGGTCGTAGGTGACGTAATGGACAGTGGTAAGTTAAAGTGTCATCCGATAGCAAATTGACCGATTCATTTACAATACAATGATATCAAGGTCTGCATGTAGCTTTTAAGTAGCTAATTCTGTAATTTCGCGTTCAATTAACTCTTTTTCAAGAAATCTGTATTGTTTTAGCTGGATCTTAAGATTAATACTACGTAGTGTTCATATTGCACCTTAGTACTGAACCCTTTTTGTGCCCAATCTAATTCGCActcattggtttttttttatatagtggccacttaaaaaaaaattatgaatcaaTAGATGTAACAAATACTCCAAACAGTGAGTGTTACCAGTCATACCTTAAACCTTAtagatctgaaacgtggtcacTTATTCAAGGCGTATTAAAAGTCATTCATCCTTCAGAGTCTGATGGAGTATCTCaaagtgatcaaatcaggaatttggactaaattaaattaattagcaaTGGGAAAGCACATAGCTCGGTCAACtggtggacgttggggttccaggATGtaggaatggcgaccccgcatcgGTAAACGCGGCGATGGTCGGCCCTCGACGAGtttgacagacgacatcaaacgactCGCTGGACGCCGCTGGAAACAAACAGGCGAGGATCTTGGAATTccaactccttacaaaagaaaagtccagcagaggacgtcaattggttgaagttatgatgatgatgaatcaataCAAACTAGAAATGTTTTATAGAGAGTCGAATTGAATCTCCCACTAGAAGAGCTTGAACTATTGCGTCACAGAGGTTCGCCTAAGATCAATAGATATCCCAAAgctgataacctagtggttaggacttcggcacgcacctataacttctTGGAGTTATATGTTCTTGCTttaaaggtaaaggaaaacatcgtgagaaaatggCTGGGAGTTCTccttaatattcttttttttaaatcaagccgcttatttatttattttatttatttatttatttataaagcacaaccaacagtagatacattaaaacatgcttttttttggaatgagt is part of the Pararge aegeria chromosome 2, ilParAegt1.1, whole genome shotgun sequence genome and encodes:
- the LOC120634066 gene encoding lysosomal Pro-X carboxypeptidase; amino-acid sequence: MTKITMLLIVLILSIFNLVNCEYQYETKLFKVPLDHFGYQRNESFNIRYLVNDSFWDIGSGPIFFYTGNEGQIETFAQHTGFMWDIASSYRAKLVFAEHRYYGHSMPFGNKSLDNEHVGYLTAAQALADYADLINYLQGDRLKPKYPVIAFGGSYGGMLSAYFRMKYPHLVTGAIAASAPVHMYPNMVPCEVFHRIVTSSFKIVNQKCVDNIRSSWSELRTFLGSQNNSDWLKNNWNLCAPTKNSTDVQSLVDYLQSMFETLAMVNYPFQSDFLMPLPAQPVRVACQYLSEKLNGTQLFAAIGKVVQVYANYTGKTDCVNYKNTDYGNLDASGWDYQACTEMIMPMCTTGVDDMFEASPWNFTKYAEDCHKKYNVYPRPEAARIEYGGDRIKAASNIVFSNGLLDPWAGGGILNSISSTVTAVVIIDAAHHLDLMAANAQDPESVKMARNIHRQNIDKWLREFRDEQSKRH